The following is a genomic window from Bactrocera tryoni isolate S06 chromosome 2, CSIRO_BtryS06_freeze2, whole genome shotgun sequence.
AGCGTATTTTGTACTGACACCGAAGATACGCCAACATTTGGATCGCCAGCGAAATTTCTAATGATGATATTCTTCACTTTATTCCAAGTTTGGCAGAACTTCACATCATCGATATTGGAATATTCCCAACTGCAATCGACTACGGTGCTGAAAAGGCGATCATATTGATCAGGTAACGTGCGAAACTCGTCATTTACGAAATTGACAAACGACGACTGAGTAGTCTTCAGTACGCGTAGACCTTTAATGCCGCTGATGACAGTCTGTTTGGGATCTGCATGTAGGAGAACGCAAGAGTTAGAAAAAGAGAGTGAAAAATAGAATCTAATAGGAATAAGTAATGTGCGGtgcaatttcaaaaattagACTAAAAATCAAAAGTATTATACTTATTGGCACTTACCCGTGCGCCTCAGCACGACATCACAGTAGCGCTGCGCTATCGGTGTAAAAATGAAGGCGTGATTGTGACGATGACGATTGTTGATCGATGTGTAATTGTCATCACAAATGCCGCTGTCCTCTTGTGCGATGCGCTCCCAAGGATACTCCTCGACATGTACGTGTGCCTCGGCAACATGTGAGTACTTATTGAGAAAGTGATTGGCCAGCAGCAATGCAAACTTTTCTGGATTTTCAATACCGTATTTCTTAGCTAGCAAGTAAACGGTGTTCTTCTGCGAATCGGTGGCCACAATATCTGAGTTATCACCTGATTGAAATGGAAAGCATACACATAATTGGATTATATAGAATTCACGGGCACATTATTGAGGTTTTAGTAGCGGACTAGTTGGTATGCTAAGCAACACTGAGTTTCTTTCTTATGTGTCACATGCTTGAGGGTGTTTCCGTGCTTACCGTGATAGTAATCCTTTTGACTGTATAACTTCAAATGTGTGCCCACTTCGAATTCTTTTATCGAGTGCACTGGCCCATTCCTCTTAACATGCAAGACTTTAACACTATCCTTGCCATAGCCATAATCGGAGATCGTATACTGGTGTGGTGTGTTCGACGTCGCTGCCGGTTGTACTTCGGGCGTTGTGATGTGACTTTGCATTGGTCTCGCAAACATTTTTGCTGTTGATCCTTACTTGTGTGGTTAACAAAATTGGACACGTGGTGCTTATAATCCGCGCAATTTATCGCAACTGCGTTTGCGACGATATTTTTGGAATAACAGTTATACGCTGATGGAATCAGTTTGATAGAGTTGTCAGACTCTGACTGCGTACATGTTGCATTTGTGCTAATTTATATAAGTTTATTGAagatgtatacatacttacatacgcaGAAGATAGACGGGCGACTTTAAACGAATGAATCTTGTTTATATATCTACTTCCAGTCCAGTGATAAGCAGGCATGATTAACTTAGTGATATGGAAGTGAAGATAAAAACTTATACCACGAATACTATGAGACATAGCAACAATGTATACTATATGGCAGGTGTAAATAATAGCgaaaataataaggaaaaaatgcaaaatattgcaaGTAATTTAATCCATAAGTCCGAGACGATTTGACAATTAAGTGCAGTGAACGGGCATAATAGCAGGCGAATGTCATATAGGTTGCTCTTTGCGTCCTGTTAGAACAATGCCATCACAAAGGACACAATAGCAGCTCATCAGccgactgtgtgtgtgtgcaacaataataatagtccCGCACAATGGTAGGCAAATTGATTGAGCACAGTTTGAGCCTTTAAATGGCTGTCGCAAAACCGTTAGcgtcgctgttgttgctgtgaaTCCTCTGGCAACCTACAAAGTTCAAGTTCGCACGTAATCAAATGTGTACGTGTGTTCCAGTTGTGTCTACCTACAGTTAAATACATGCCCATCTTTCTCCTTGCGATATCAGTGTCACCGTCTGTCATTGTTGCTGATTTGTTTACAGTTTGTAGCTTATCTGCATGTAGAAGCATATATCCCTATGTACTAGCAactatgtgtgtgttttgttttcttaagtGCAAATGTAAATAGTAGCGATGCCTCTTATTAGTACTTGACtttctataattattattttcgatgTTGAAAGCACTTGTCGCGCATTAAGCTTTCACACTTTTTCACGTacgcacactcatacatatatacatatatatataaattcatagACATAACCgcatatattcataaatatttactgaAGTGTGGACTGCCTCGCTTGCAATGTTTATCCTGTGATAAGATTAgcgcaattttaaatattttgataagtATGTTGATTTCAAAACAAATCTTGTAttcaaatgtatatgtacagagattttattttgtttacatgcaTGTAAAACTCACTTTCCGGTAATTTATGCCAAGTTGCGGGTAGCAAGTTTAGGAGACTAAAGTACAGTGCAGCCCAAAGTGATAATGATAAACGATTTTGTTAGTAACTAGCTTCGGGTTAATGATGCTTTACTCAACTGATCATATATGACCCAGACTgagaaaaaatcagtttttaaaaGCTTCGACAGAGATGGCCTTTAgtgtcttcagcgaattttgaatttttaagaaattttttcggtttcgcACAGCTGGGTTTTTGGAGCGCCATTGTCTATAGTGTTGGACAGCTTAGACTTCATGTCAGAACCCCAATCAATTTCTTATCATTAGTAATGTTGCGTTTCATTAATGTAGGGTCCTTAGCTGTTAGTAATCACCTTGCCGACCTCTATTcaacgttgtttttttttttcaaaagtattaaacaaaatatattgaacCGATTGATAAGAAAGAATTTTCTATCTCTCTGGTGCCAACACGGTGATTTGTGAACActgtttctttaaattttcaatgttATCGTCTTTAACAGAGGTTGATGAACGACTCGCATAAggcgattttcgatgacttcgggacgttcactgaatgctttttgccactcaaatatttttggtcGTGACAAAGTAGATTCCACAAAatacttctgcaacattttcaagccgtgatttcatttaaaattcaaaatttcaagaaaaaacgcTGTTCGCTTCATGTTAAAAATCGCCACACAGTTGACATGTGGAGACCAAACTTCACATGAGCTTAATTTCGTTTTTAGCGTTTTGGCTTGCATGCGCAATTTAAATAGAGAAGGTAGAGTATGGgtaatttgatcagatggtatgcTTATTTTTTGAGATTAGGTTAGGTATGTAGGCTGATTTCTTGAGAATCCACTAATAATAGGAGTTGTTTGAGTATTGTCTCTGAAATTTAGCTGCTCGGAGAGGATTTGTTAGACTAATCAAACCATGCCCCAAATGAGGATAGTTAGGTTAAGTTATGAGGTCGATCCTTACTCTTTTGCAGTTTAGAATGCCGGTCAGTTATAGTATCTAAAACTCCTATATAATAGATCATAAGACTCTGACAAATCGACAAAACGTTTTGAGTCTATTACAAACTTATTGAGACGGCTATATCTTCAGGCTCACCGAAGGTAAGACTGCTGTGATGTTTCAACTTCAGTCTTCTAGAGACATGACAACTGAGGAGAAAGTGACTGTGTTTTCAACTCATACTCCTCCATATGTATAACTGTTACAACTTGCATGAACGCCTATTGGACAATGGTCATTAAGAACCGCCAGGATTGCGCAAGGTAAACTTTGCTAAGGGCAATTGATTCAGTAGATTTTCTGTGATTTTCAAATGAGGATGAGTAGTTGTACAAATAAACTTAGAATTAATTTTCCTTACCAGAAATACGCCTCATTGggtataaaatgcaaaaaaaaactagatGTATGCAAGAATTTTTTGGAGTGCGCTAAGCGCTTATTGGTTTATTTAAATTAGCGCTTAAAATAACTATAAACATGACAAGCAgatatttttgagttttgtttAGACAGTGAAGATAACTAAATCCAAACATCTGGCATCATAAAATCCGATAAAAATCATAAGAATCAACACCCTCTACAGAATTCCCCAAGTTCAAGAGTGGCGGCCTTACATTGTGTCCACAAATACAACTGTAATTAAACTTGACATACATACCTTGAATTTACTCATTTTTAGTGTATAGTTTTTGTTGGTCTAGTACATGACTGGTTGGGCGTATGCAAGGTGAGACATAGTTCTAAAATCTAATCAGATAGCTTAAAAATgtctaaatattttcgaataagatcaaatttattataaaaagatGTATGAACATTGGACTTTTCTGTGGCTTAGTGGTGGTAATGTATACATTTCCgcatttgctacaaaaatatttattttgttagtcATTTGACACAATTAGCAGATATGCTAACAGATACTTGGCTTTTGGTCTATTTTAATCTCTATATGtctgtagatatgtatgtatatgcatctttacaataattatatttacaaaatcttTGCTTGATTAAGTCGAAACCGGTAGAACGATTAACCTTTACTTGGATGGAGTAGTTATATGGTTAATGTGAGAGCTGAATCTAATTGGTTCCCAGAGAGATGAACAGTGAAGTGGAGCATAAGAGCGTGAAGTAACAAATCCTAGTAATCCTGCAGAAGACCGAGAAACTAAAACTGTTTATATAAGTTTGCTATACcatacatggcgtatgagtaacttaatttttttatgtgcagaaattaacataaataataatgagcaaatattatatttttgtatatatgtataaaaatgaaacgctATTTCATTATGTGTTTTCCTAAGGCCTTAATCGCAGCTCGGAAAGACGTGAAACATTGCGGAGGTATCCCTTTAGAACTGCAGAAGATCCTAACGGTGGCCTCTTTTGCAAAATCACTGTCGATCACCGGCAGAATCGATTTGACTAAAAATTACTGAGGATGTAGCTTAGAACTTGAGGACGGGCACAGGCTACTTATTAGCTTTTTATGTTAAAGGTCAAAAgaattcatatataaaaaatatatttcaaaccataagcatgtgttcaatattcatgtaagaatcatttgaatattttatttccttcaaaaaaaaaaaaaaacaaaaaaagaaaataagatcAAGAAAATTATGGGTAACGTTAACTTTAGTGGCAAGCTAGAGGTTATAGGAGCTACAATATTTTGTGCACTTTAAGAATTTAtatccacatatacatatatgtgtgtatgagaTTGAAAACGAGCATATGAAATCGGTCCATAAAGTCCGCGAAAATTTGTTAGGCCGTAAAAttggcacatacatatttacttcaaCACTGCTTATGTTACCATAGCTGCTGCTTTTGATATTTCAGTTGAGCATCAATATGAGATGGCGGCGACAACACGCATACACGCGCAGCCCACGAGCGCCATTAACTTCGCACTACGTGTGTGCCATCTCACACATCAAACCAGTCAGTAGCGCTTACTTTTCGCAGCTAATGCGGCTACGCAGGCTATAAAATGTCTTTTTTGTCGCTGGTGTTATCATAAACTCCATAAACAAAGGAGTTAACTGTATAAGCTGCCATCAAGCGATATGCGTAAGCGTGTGTGTTAAgtaatttgcatatgtatgagtatgtgaAAGTGGAAATAGAAGCtgacataaatattaaatttgttgcgGTTTTTTTTTGCGTAAAGCTGGTGTTTAACGAAGTCCATTAGAGCCATTAGAGTTACGACAAAACGCTCAGCAAATGCTCGCAAGAATACCTACATACGTAGGTGGCGACATGTAGGCATTTTACACCCACTCTCATGTGGTTTTTTGTAGATATTTGCGCATAATTGCACAATATTTGATTTACTGTAATTTTCATGTTAACTTTACTATGGCGGCTCTTTTTATGTTTGTTCTGCGAttgtgtgggtgtatgtgtaaaaagtttaaaagcatgAATATGCGTGCAAATAAACTTTTACGTGATGACTAAAAGGTGAAATCGCAACGAAATAATggaactacatacataaatttgaaaaaaagcaaTTTAATAGTTTTGCTGTGCTAAATGggccaatattttttaaacgtagaaatttaagtaatttgatttattatattctagtttctttatacatatatatatacaaaaaaacaccTAATATCGACTTTCTGGGTTATgtataatcaatatttttttcattggtagtgtgttttcactttagctcgtcttcaaatggatgttcttttgctacccagaggatacttggtctaagaccggaagtcgtgagctgctttagccatatgtaaaataatcatttctggccacttccaaaaGGAATGGCGCTCAGACAACTTTCAttacttgcatgaacttctacacatggttCCATCTCGACTTGCATTTCTGCTCCCTGAGAGCACTCAGCAGcaacttggtataagggaactgtgggatggcTTCTCAATCTCCTTACGAACTGCCGCAAACTAAACCCTTGGTTTTCAGAAAAGGTAAAAGAACACGCGGCGACTAATAGaatgtttcaagaccggagcatgctCTTTTGGAACCcgcagaggtgatctagtaactgctgcccagagcatactaaaattaaggAGGGAACACTTTGCCAGCCTACTGattggcagtgaaagcataacagaaacgtgaacccgattcctcaatcgatggcGATGAAGGGGACTATGAAGAAGTACGAATAGCAATTAAccgtctgaaaaacaacaaagcagcgggaccgatgaattgccggccgagctattcaaatccagcggcgaagaactgagaAGTGAACAAGAGCAAggtgaaatatctcctgccatcaaacaaaagGTCGTCGTACACGCGACTTGGCTCCattgtcactgttgacagtcataacttcgaagtcatagaaaatttcgtctatcttagaatcTGAATTaactccaacaacaattttggcCTCGAAATCCCACGCAGAATAtttcttgccaataggtgctacttcagactgagtaggcaattgagaagtaaagtcctatcTTGACGAAcaaaccaaattctacaaatcaacatggtgcagaggcatggaaaACGATAACATCTAacgagtcggcgttacgagttttcgagagaaaggctctgcggaagatttatggtcctttgagtATTAGAAACGgagaataccgcagtcgatggaacaatgagctgtacgagatatacgacggcattgacatagtgcaGCAAATAAAGAGACAGCGGCCATGAAGACTAGGCCATGTCGCttgaattgatgaaaacaatccagctctgaCAGTacttgacgcagtacccgccgggggaagcagaggaagaggaaaacctgcAATTCGTTGGAAAGagcaggtggaaaaggacctggttacacttggaatctccaattggcgc
Proteins encoded in this region:
- the LOC120769638 gene encoding uricase-like, translating into MFARPMQSHITTPEVQPAATSNTPHQYTISDYGYGKDSVKVLHVKRNGPVHSIKEFEVGTHLKLYSQKDYYHGDNSDIVATDSQKNTVYLLAKKYGIENPEKFALLLANHFLNKYSHVAEAHVHVEEYPWERIAQEDSGICDDNYTSINNRHRHNHAFIFTPIAQRYCDVVLRRTDPKQTVISGIKGLRVLKTTQSSFVNFVNDEFRTLPDQYDRLFSTVVDCSWEYSNIDDVKFCQTWNKVKNIIIRNFAGDPNVGVSSVSVQNTLYLSEKEVLDVIPQVSVISMTLPNKHYFNFDTKPFQSVVPGENNEVFIPTDKPHGTIYAQLARKDLKSHL